ATTGGGGTTTAGCAACTGGGCCCAGGTGAATTCCACGGTGACGAGAAAGCTTGCTAATCCGAGTTCCAAGAGTTGACTGGTCAGCTTCTTGGTGATTTGCAAGGCTCAACAGTGAAGCCTTGCCTCTCAAGAAGCTGCTGCCAATCAGAGGCCATCAGCCTTTGGGTCTTAGAGGTCATTCTGGAAGTAAGCTGGTCAGTCTTTATGCTTCAGTCCCCAGGGGGTGTGGTTTCTAAGGGCAGGATGTCAAGGGGTATCGGAGTTAAGGGATGTTTCAGTAGtcacctccccctgcccccactcccatcCTCCATCCCTGTTGTTACTTGTCCCCAGAGTGAAGCAATTGGAGGCCTCCCCAACCAGGCAGCAGGTCACTTGGGTTTCCCAGTTGCCAACTTTTCTCACCTGCCAGGAAGGTAGCTGATCGTTGAGCCCCTTGTGACCATGAATTGACCACTTCAGGTCcacaattgctggcaaatggagaGGGAACTGTTCATCCGGCACTAATTACTGAGATGGTGAGATGGGAGGAGGTGTGTTACCACCGCAATTCACTCAGTGATTTGCCCCAACCACCACATTCTTCTGGGATGGGTAAGAGTGCATCCTCAGTAATGGAATGGAGAAATATTCACTCCTATTCTCTGAAAGTCAAGACAGCAATAATTAACCAACTCTTGGGCAGTGGGACAGTAATGTTGATGGATAAACTACTGGAAGTTGTATTGACCTTTCCACATAAAGAAATGATGAGGGGAAAGTAACATCCTCATGAAACCATCGGTTGTGCTTGTCTTGTTATTAAAGTTCTTGTCAGTGGCAAGTATTTTCTGTGAATCTAAAAAATTCTAGGAAGTAGCTAACAGCTACTAGGCATCAATCCAACAAATCCATGAACAACCCAACAAGAACTGAGTATCAGGATCCCCTCAACCACAGCCTTTAGGTGGGTATTCAATGCATCAATTCCTCAGACTCTACAGTGATGATCCCAGGTTTCAACAGGCTATTGGCAGTCAATAATTATCCAATGATGTATCAGTTAGCTCAGTGTTCACAGTCTGATACAGAATAATGCCAACAGTGTAGAATCAATTCCTGCACCAGTGTGGAATCAATTCCTGAGGTAGTTCTTGAGACTGCCCTCAACTTGCCCCATGGCACGACCCATAATTCCCTGTCTCGTTTAATGAGGATGAAGAGAAAGTGATAAACATCCAATGTGAAATACTTACATCCGGAGAGTCCTCAAGCGTTATTTCTGTTGACTTGCTTTTTACCTGGATTAAAATATTTAAGTTATGTATTTAGCACTGTGCAAATAATTTTGAGCTGTACAATCATTTCCAAACAAAAGCTTTAATGATATCAGATTATAACTAAGGAGATGATAACATTTTGAATTTCAGAGTCATGATTCTTTGACACAGTGTTGCAGTGGAGCAATCCCTCGCAATCCAGTTCTAAAACAATGGAGCTGTAATGTTGATGGTTATAAAAATGCAGACTATCCTCCAACAGTTGGAATTTATTGTGATGTATCTGCAGGTCCCCTCTAAGTCACACCAATAAATAATGTCTATTATTAGTGAGAGATTGTGTCCTCctaatgccaacattttcatctACCCAGTCATGTGAACGTGCAGCTGATAATATTCTCAGGGAAGAATAAACGCTTCCCATAGGATTTCTCCCTCACCTACACCTACACCAACACATGCTGTCCTGCCAAATCTCAAACCAGACCAAATTAACATCTCATTCTCCTTTCTGAGCATAGTTACATACTAGAATTTATTAATTTTTTTGATAATTCTGTGCACCAAGAAAATAATCTGACAAAAATTGTAAGTTTCTACTCACCTTTGGTGATTCCTCAATTGACAGGGGTTTTGCTTGGGTTTTGACCTATAATGAAATATTAATATTGAAATAATTAACTCAGTAGAACAATGAGAAATGTAAATTTCTGAAATGATAGAACTCCCATTATCCTTGATGGGTAAAATTGTGAGGTTACCTCAATACTGTTTTCGCTCGATTCTGATGAGTCACTGTTGCTGTCAACCGTCTTCAACCCTCGACACTCTACATCAATGTCGACAACCTCATCAGCAAAATATGCAACATGGCTTTTGCACAAGCCTCTCTCCTGTTATAACAAAATTGATTACATTTACTGTCAACACTCTTTATAACAATACTCAGTAAACATATTGCTTTGGATGATGGAATGCAACATACTTGGCTCCTTTCCGTAATATAACTGGTGCATATTCCCAAGTCCTAACATCTCTGAAtgggttgattaaaaataatcaCATGGCCCTTTCTAAAATGTAGCACAGAATAAATGGCTCATTCAATGATATACCTGTGTACCTATGAGTATTCGAATGTGACAAAGCAATTTAGAACTTACAGCAGCCTTTCTGGGACGGAAGTGACAGCTGGGATCATCAAATTCCAGTCCAGAATTCTTGGAGCAGACAGTTTCTTTCACGGAGAATGTTAAATCCACATTGTACGACAATTTCCCTGTGTGTTGAATCTAACGAGAAGAGAAATGGTTCATTAGTGTCTGACGATATCTGGTGCTCTTACTCAGGGGGGGATTCACCCATCAGTGCAAATGTAATAAAGCACtcaattggctggatggctggcttgtgagTCCAAGTGATGCCAAAAacaagggttcaattcccgcactaGCTGAGGTCAACATAAAGGTCACACCTCCTTGACCTCACCCCTCATCTGAGGTGAGTGATCATCAGGTTAAGCAATAAGCAGTCTTGTCTGTCTAAAGACAGACCAGCCTTATGTTGCTCTGGGTCTATAGTGACATTACATTTACCTTTAATATAACATTCTGCTCCTGTTCAATCATCAGTACTAAACTGTAATATTCTTGTAGAGTTTAGAGAGTGAAACAGGCTGAGACCAGGCCACACTTACATCCTTCACCCTTCTCCTGGTTATCCCACACAGATTGCTGGTCTCGGTGATTTGGTTCAGTTTTATAACAGACGCTCTCAAAGCATCCTTAGGGCTCGGTATTCCTGTTGATAGAGAAAAGGAAAGTTGTACAAAACATTCCAGAACTTTTCAGCGAATTATTTTCTAACCTCGGTGATATCTGAGGGAGTGAACCTCATTGGCAATAACTCGTTGGTTGATGAGGAGCCGCTCTCTCTGGGACCTACCTGAGCAGTGGAGAATCTGCACTGCAGCAATGGTGAGGAGGAAGGCTTTCATTCTGCCTCTTGTGTGATCAGCTGGCTGCTTTCTCAGAGTAAAGgagctgcttctctctcttgctctgccCTTTCCTTGCTGCGTTCAGTCTTTATATCCTGTGCCTCCACCACAATCAAACACTGACTCATATTTACTCAGTTTGGTCCTGGGCAGGGGAAGCTGCTGCCAAGTGGCTCAAATATGGGCAGAACTTCCTCCCAGTATCGTCATCATGTTTAGATTTAGTGAGATCAGAAATTATTCCACAGAATATGAAATAATCAACTGTCAGAGCACAGGAAATGATCACCTGTAACTTGGACAaactcacactcagatccctagGTAATTCACCGAGATTATGTTTCCAACCACATTCACGGGATATCATTATGATTAACTattttgtaacattccctgatTTCACCTCACCTCAGCTCTTCTACTGCTCACGCCTTAATTCATCCATTTAGCTCCTCCAGAAGTGACTTTTCCAACCTGGAGACCTGGTTACTTTCCTGCTTTCTAATTTCAATAAACTTGAGATCATCCAGATATCTGCTGCGGAGGGCCTAACTTCATCCAAATCTATTCACCCCTGTGCTCATTAACCTACATTATCAACCAGTTTAAAAAGTGCTCAGACTTTTAAATTTGAATCCTGGATTTCATAATTCTTGCCACGTTTACCTCTGTAGTCTCCGCCAGCCCAACTCTGTGAGATATCTGCACGCATTCCATCCTGGTCTTAAGTGTCTATCGATGGAATTGCCTAGAtaaactctggaattctctctccATATCTCTGTCCTTCTCTTGGTCACTTTTTCCCGTGAGGATTCTCTATTGTATTTAATTTCTTGACAGAGCATTTGCTTACCTAATCTGATATTTATTTTTGTAACTCAGTATTGGCTTTAATTTGATAAGACTGCTGTGAAGCACCTTGGCAATGTTATTAAATTAAAGGCAGTGTATAATTATAATATGTTGAATTGTTCCACTGTAGTGCATTTGGCATCTCTCTAAAAATTGCACTGGAATAACCTGGGATTGGAGTTTAATATCCAGGCAGTACTGTACTTCATCAAGGAAGAATCATTAGGTATTTGAGATTCTCACGGAGTTCAGGTTGGACCTTAGTTAAAACATGGATTTCATGGACCAGGTATGGGACAGGAAATCAAGTGGTTTGACCCATGCAATTGAGTGTTGTGTTAGCATGCCCATCAATGGCCCATTCGTTCTGCCCCACTGCAGGTAGGTGCAGACATCAGGTGGATGCCCATTTGTCCCTGCGCAGGACATTAAATGGGCAGTTAAAGCTTATTCATGGTCACATCCTACCATCCACAGGTTTAATGACATTGTTCAATGTTCAGCCTTGGCAGGCACGTCACTGTGTGCTGTTGGAAAGGGAAGTGTCAGATGCCTGCTTTCCAGTGTCTGCTGCCAGTTGGAAGCTCTCCATGCCAACAGTTTCTCCTGCATTGCACCACCGTTCCCTCCACATCCCTGCTACATGCCCTCACCACTCTGAGTCCTGCCTGAGATCACTGAAGGTCCAAGTCGAATGTACACTTCtaccagcagctcattccatatgtgtaccaccctctatctaaaacaagttgcccctcaggttcccttttattctttcccctctcaccttaaactgatgtcctctagtccatGATTCGCCAATTCTGGGAAAgtgactgagtgcattcaccctatccatgcctctcatgatcttatacactactataagggcccccctcagtctccaatgctctaaAGAAAtgtgtccttgcttgtccaacctctccttataactcagacccttgagtcctggcaatatccttgtaaatttcttctgcactctttccagtttaataccatccttcctataacaagttgaccaaaactgaatacaacactccatgtgtggcctcaccaacgtcctgtacaactgcaacacaactttccaacttctatattaatgccctgactgatgaagaccagtgtgccaaaagccttcttcactgccctgtctacctgtgactccactttcagaaaacggtgcacctgaactccaaggtccctttttCCCACTACAGTCTTTCAGGCCCTGCCAGTCACCACGAAATttctaccttgatttgattttcaaaaatgcaagacctcacttatcaacattaaactccatttgccatttctcagcccatttccccagctgatcaagatcctgctgcaatttctgataacctgcCTTACATGATATCACCtgttttactgtcatctgcaaacttaccaatcatgccttatacattctcatttaaatcattgatatagataacaaagggcaaaggacccagcaccaactCTTGAGGTagaccactagtcacaggcccccagttcaacaagtatccttccactattaccctctgcttcttaccatcaagccaactatgtatccaatttgccagctcgccctggattccatgcgatcaaccttccagagcagcctaccatgtggaaccttatcaaaggcctgacCAACATCCATGTAGACTATGCCTACTGCCCTGCTCTcatcaactttcctggtcacttcatcaaagatctCTTAACAATAATTTTTGAGGCATAGactcccacacata
The genomic region above belongs to Chiloscyllium punctatum isolate Juve2018m chromosome 10, sChiPun1.3, whole genome shotgun sequence and contains:
- the LOC140481751 gene encoding secreted phosphoprotein 24-like, whose translation is MKAFLLTIAAVQILHCSGIPSPKDALRASVIKLNQITETSNLCGITRRRVKDIQHTGKLSYNVDLTFSVKETVCSKNSGLEFDDPSCHFRPRKAAERGLCKSHVAYFADEVVDIDVECRGLKTVDSNSDSSESSENSIEVKTQAKPLSIEESPKVKSKSTEITLEDSPDMNSESTETSIEVSLNMRSKSSETSLDMSSNEYHEDSRSRHEPGMKLL